The proteins below come from a single Corynebacterium glyciniphilum AJ 3170 genomic window:
- a CDS encoding type VII secretion-associated protein, which translates to MSTSIVATAVALTESGILVNGLCVTDLLSGYEVRCADSETDGDIDGSAGAPVFRGSGVPVRRLEAVRELVEEVLQARADDPELTSANPLVPRTVFPWGIGADTTDILVAGPDKDATAAYLCMTGVRARTVDVSRALRLAGDLAEARAEVAATASPDDEPDRDEDMPHIIVDGDRGGGTLSRRVRVLAAVSVTLVCLVAGVVALRSTGAGQASGTATGIQLEEGEESPEEKPDQGDSGWRELSAGDSPAGEGAGDPVAAVTVDVAGWRMTESTSDSEIWTSGDAGMRVLVAARPTPVGTQGELDAAMLGALDGLDGNGDIAVTNRSPVAYEEYFPDSTTSWQVRLVDGHQVSVGCQYREVSDERRETCERFNATARVTAAAG; encoded by the coding sequence ATGAGTACCAGCATCGTGGCGACGGCGGTGGCACTCACGGAATCGGGGATCCTGGTCAACGGCTTGTGCGTCACTGACCTGCTGAGCGGTTACGAGGTCCGGTGCGCAGACTCGGAAACTGATGGAGACATCGACGGAAGCGCTGGTGCTCCGGTGTTCCGTGGTTCCGGTGTGCCTGTGCGTCGGCTGGAGGCAGTCCGGGAACTGGTGGAGGAGGTTCTTCAGGCCCGGGCCGATGACCCCGAGCTCACCAGTGCGAATCCGCTCGTGCCACGTACGGTGTTTCCCTGGGGCATCGGCGCAGACACGACGGATATCCTTGTCGCCGGCCCGGACAAAGACGCCACCGCCGCCTACCTGTGCATGACGGGTGTGCGGGCGAGGACAGTGGACGTCAGCCGGGCGCTGCGACTGGCCGGCGACCTGGCCGAGGCACGGGCGGAAGTCGCCGCGACGGCGTCGCCGGATGACGAGCCTGACCGGGACGAGGACATGCCGCACATCATCGTCGATGGAGACAGGGGTGGCGGAACGCTGTCGCGCCGGGTGCGGGTCCTGGCTGCCGTCTCTGTGACACTGGTGTGTCTTGTCGCGGGGGTCGTCGCTTTACGGTCGACCGGGGCAGGGCAGGCCTCGGGGACGGCCACCGGCATACAGCTGGAGGAGGGGGAAGAGAGTCCGGAGGAGAAGCCGGATCAAGGTGACTCGGGATGGCGCGAGTTGAGCGCGGGTGACTCTCCGGCAGGAGAGGGGGCAGGGGACCCCGTCGCGGCAGTGACGGTTGATGTCGCGGGTTGGCGGATGACCGAGAGCACGTCCGACAGTGAGATCTGGACATCCGGGGACGCGGGGATGCGTGTGCTCGTTGCCGCCCGCCCGACACCGGTGGGGACGCAGGGAGAACTGGATGCGGCAATGCTCGGTGCCCTCGACGGACTCGACGGTAACGGTGACATCGCGGTGACGAACCGCTCCCCGGTCGCCTACGAGGAGTATTTCCCCGATTCGACGACGTCCTGGCAGGTCCGACTGGTGGACGGCCATCAGGTGTCGGTCGGATGCCAGTACCGGGAGGTTTCCGATGAGCGGCGGGAGACCTGTGAACGGTTCAACGCTACTGCCCGAGTGACCGCAGCGGCTGGTTGA